Proteins from one Ornithobacterium rhinotracheale genomic window:
- a CDS encoding DUF4488 domain-containing protein, with translation MMRKFNLSKKIALILFLCVTTLSFAQQKKHIAEQEGLAGFWVQMIPYDYQGDARIMRSGQNKIMNPDGTFYCFLTDNKGVQGISFYGNYNVTSDSTYVEHIVNSVNPKSVNTTSDLKYKFSTKDVLLISFKNNSFKNGKEISEIWFRAKQLNTPFLLPKQEEVKAELRKILSQTAK, from the coding sequence ATGATGAGGAAATTCAATTTAAGCAAAAAAATAGCTTTAATTCTATTTTTATGCGTAACGACATTAAGTTTTGCTCAACAAAAGAAACACATTGCAGAACAAGAAGGCTTGGCGGGATTTTGGGTACAAATGATTCCTTATGATTATCAAGGAGACGCAAGAATTATGCGCAGCGGACAAAACAAAATTATGAATCCAGACGGCACTTTTTATTGTTTTCTCACAGACAATAAAGGGGTTCAAGGGATATCTTTCTACGGAAACTATAATGTTACTTCGGACAGCACCTATGTTGAGCATATCGTTAATAGTGTAAATCCCAAATCTGTAAACACCACTTCTGATTTAAAATATAAATTTTCAACTAAAGATGTTTTATTGATTTCATTTAAAAACAATAGTTTTAAAAACGGCAAAGAAATCAGCGAAATTTGGTTCAGAGCTAAACAATTAAATACTCCATTTTTATTGCCTAAACAAGAAGAAGTGAAAGCTGAGTTAAGAAAAATTCTTTCTCAAACAGCTAAATAA
- a CDS encoding Maf family nucleotide pyrophosphatase produces the protein MLLQDKLKGFELILGSQSPRREELLRGLCLGFKTQPLHADESYSAELKAENITEFLCRVKAEAFQFSHEKQILITADTIVWLKNRALEKPKNRGKAIAMLKALSGKTHEVISSVGITSTEKQIVFSDKTKVQFSALNDEEIEFYVDTFQPFDKAGAYGVQEWIGYVGVEKLEGSYFTVMGLPVHRLYQALKDF, from the coding sequence ATGCTACTACAAGATAAATTAAAAGGTTTTGAGCTGATTTTAGGTTCCCAATCGCCACGCAGGGAAGAATTATTGCGCGGGCTGTGTTTAGGCTTTAAAACGCAGCCATTACACGCCGATGAGTCTTATTCTGCCGAACTCAAGGCTGAAAACATCACCGAATTTCTATGCCGTGTAAAAGCCGAAGCTTTCCAGTTTAGCCACGAAAAACAAATTTTAATCACCGCCGATACCATTGTTTGGCTCAAAAATCGTGCACTAGAAAAACCTAAAAATAGGGGAAAGGCGATTGCCATGCTCAAGGCACTCAGTGGCAAAACACACGAAGTCATCAGCTCGGTGGGGATTACTTCGACCGAGAAACAAATCGTGTTTTCAGACAAGACCAAAGTGCAATTTTCTGCTTTAAATGATGAAGAAATCGAATTTTATGTCGATACCTTTCAGCCATTTGACAAAGCGGGTGCCTATGGCGTGCAAGAGTGGATAGGCTATGTGGGCGTGGAAAAGCTAGAAGGTAGCTACTTCACCGTCATGGGCTTGCCCGTGCACCGATTGTACCAAGCTTTGAAAGATTTTTAA
- a CDS encoding lysophospholipid acyltransferase family protein, whose translation MSLVSVKDIAQVSGLQKFGFAGKPFAFLVHRILNLNKLNSIYEANKSLDSPEFESHLLKDLAITYEVKDEELARIPKEGPFVVVSNHPLGGLDGIIMLKILSEIRPDFKIIANFLLQKIEPLAPKIFPVNPFETRKDVKNSLLGMKAALEHLKEGHPLGVFPAGEVSYKNDQGEIVDKPWQKPIMKLIKKAGVPIIPMYFKAKNSKRFYSLKKLHPDLQTALLPHELLKTRLKPIQLRIGKPISLKQQEEFETIEKFTHFLTKKTYVLASSYEPKKNITQTIKDSIPTRPKSVKNIIKETPSEDLIEEVEKLRTTEALLFSNSRYECYFCDFKSIPKLMREIGRLREITFRQVGEGTNKETDIDRFDRHYNHLILWDTQENKIAGAYRMGLGNEIYKNYGIKGFYISELFHFEPEIQPFFRKAIEMGRAFVVPEYQQKPMPLFLLWRGIIHVALRNPEHKFILGGVSISNQFSQFSKALMIEFMQSHFYDPYVAQYVRPRRAFKPKIKDQDKDFIFDEAKADLNKFDKLIEELEPNALRLPVLIKKYIKQNAKVIAFNVDPKFNDAIDGLMYIRISELPESTIKPVLEELQAEIEEKEKQKTT comes from the coding sequence ATGAGTTTAGTTTCTGTAAAAGATATAGCACAAGTTTCTGGACTACAAAAATTTGGTTTTGCAGGAAAGCCTTTTGCTTTTTTGGTGCATAGAATACTTAATTTAAATAAATTAAATAGTATTTACGAAGCCAATAAAAGTTTGGATAGCCCAGAATTTGAGTCGCATTTGCTTAAAGATTTAGCCATCACCTACGAGGTGAAAGATGAGGAGCTTGCAAGGATTCCTAAGGAGGGTCCTTTTGTCGTGGTATCCAATCATCCGCTTGGGGGATTGGACGGGATAATTATGCTTAAAATCCTTTCGGAAATTCGTCCAGATTTTAAAATCATTGCTAATTTTTTATTACAAAAAATTGAACCTTTAGCCCCGAAAATTTTTCCTGTAAACCCGTTTGAAACCCGCAAAGATGTCAAAAATAGTCTTTTGGGCATGAAAGCGGCACTCGAGCATTTGAAGGAAGGGCATCCGCTTGGCGTGTTTCCTGCGGGAGAAGTTTCGTATAAAAATGACCAAGGCGAAATCGTGGATAAACCATGGCAAAAGCCCATTATGAAACTCATAAAAAAAGCGGGTGTGCCTATTATTCCAATGTATTTTAAGGCTAAAAATAGTAAGCGTTTTTATAGCTTAAAAAAATTACATCCGGATTTGCAAACAGCACTCCTCCCCCACGAATTGCTTAAAACAAGATTAAAGCCAATTCAGCTGAGAATAGGGAAACCCATTAGCCTAAAACAGCAAGAGGAATTCGAAACCATAGAGAAATTTACCCATTTCTTGACCAAGAAAACCTATGTCCTCGCCTCCTCCTACGAGCCAAAGAAAAATATTACACAAACAATAAAGGATTCAATCCCTACAAGGCCAAAAAGTGTAAAAAATATTATTAAAGAAACTCCTAGCGAAGATTTAATAGAAGAAGTAGAAAAACTGAGAACTACTGAAGCGCTACTTTTTAGCAATAGTCGCTATGAATGCTATTTTTGTGATTTCAAAAGTATTCCAAAACTCATGAGAGAGATTGGGCGTTTGCGTGAAATTACCTTTAGACAAGTGGGAGAAGGTACCAATAAAGAAACCGATATAGATCGATTTGATAGGCATTACAATCATTTGATTCTGTGGGATACGCAAGAAAATAAAATTGCGGGTGCTTATCGTATGGGATTAGGAAACGAGATTTATAAAAATTACGGAATCAAAGGTTTTTACATCAGCGAATTGTTCCATTTTGAGCCCGAGATTCAGCCATTTTTTAGAAAGGCAATAGAAATGGGGCGTGCCTTTGTGGTGCCAGAATACCAGCAAAAACCTATGCCGCTGTTCTTGCTTTGGCGCGGAATCATTCATGTAGCGCTGCGCAATCCTGAACATAAATTTATTTTGGGGGGCGTGAGCATAAGCAATCAATTTTCGCAGTTTTCAAAAGCGCTGATGATTGAATTTATGCAATCGCATTTCTACGACCCATATGTGGCGCAATATGTGCGACCAAGAAGAGCGTTTAAGCCCAAAATCAAAGACCAAGACAAGGATTTTATCTTTGATGAAGCCAAGGCAGATTTAAACAAATTCGACAAGCTCATCGAAGAGCTTGAGCCAAATGCACTACGCTTGCCTGTTTTGATTAAAAAATACATTAAGCAAAATGCCAAAGTCATTGCCTTTAATGTGGATCCTAAATTCAACGATGCGATAGACGGCTTGATGTACATCCGAATTTCTGAATTGCCAGAAAGCACGATTAAGCCTGTATTGGAAGAGCTGCAAGCCGAGATAGAAGAAAAAGAAAAACAAAAAACGACTTAA
- a CDS encoding aspartate kinase: protein MKIYKFGGASVKDATNVQNVEKVLKATGYQNCFLVVSAMGKTTNALEDVVSAYRNKEDYLSLLNEIERFHINIAKELIPEIHPVFEQIIKLIAEVKTFLSLNKSPKYDFVYDQVISLGELLSTKIISAYLNFKGIENQWIDAREYIKTNNFYREGKVDWKKTEKNFKGLDEDKLYITQGFIGSDENNFTTTLGREGSDYTGAIIAYCLNADSLSIWKDVKGVLNADPRVFSNTQILKEISYEEAIELAYYGASVIHPKTLQPLQSKNIPLYVKCFEDPSLPGSVIKQGKRLDPLVPCYIVKKNQITLSISSKSFSFIDEEIIKDVYEKLSDNKIKVNLIQISAITLLLCIEDKFHNLEQLIEDLDQKYKVSMVTDCTLYTIRHAQKDSENIIPNHDKAIVRQSAINTLQLVVKEEK, encoded by the coding sequence ATGAAAATTTATAAATTTGGTGGGGCTTCTGTAAAAGATGCAACCAATGTACAAAATGTAGAAAAAGTTTTAAAAGCCACAGGCTACCAGAATTGTTTTTTGGTCGTTTCGGCAATGGGAAAAACAACCAATGCCCTGGAGGATGTCGTGAGTGCATATAGAAATAAGGAAGATTATCTTTCATTATTAAACGAAATTGAGCGTTTTCACATCAATATTGCCAAGGAATTGATTCCTGAGATTCATCCCGTTTTTGAGCAAATTATAAAGCTTATTGCCGAGGTGAAAACTTTTTTGAGTTTAAATAAATCACCAAAATATGATTTTGTGTACGATCAAGTCATCAGTCTTGGGGAATTACTTTCAACCAAAATCATCAGTGCTTATTTAAATTTTAAAGGCATAGAAAACCAATGGATCGATGCCCGAGAATACATTAAAACCAATAATTTCTACCGAGAGGGAAAAGTAGATTGGAAAAAAACGGAGAAAAACTTCAAAGGATTAGACGAAGATAAATTATACATTACGCAAGGTTTCATAGGCTCAGACGAGAACAACTTCACCACTACCCTAGGGCGTGAAGGTTCCGATTACACAGGAGCTATCATTGCCTATTGCTTAAATGCCGATAGTTTAAGCATTTGGAAAGATGTAAAAGGGGTATTAAATGCCGATCCGCGTGTTTTCAGCAACACACAAATTTTGAAAGAAATCTCTTATGAAGAGGCAATTGAGCTTGCGTATTATGGAGCTTCTGTTATTCACCCAAAGACATTGCAACCATTGCAAAGTAAAAACATTCCGTTGTATGTAAAATGTTTTGAAGATCCGAGTTTACCAGGTTCGGTGATTAAGCAAGGAAAGCGTCTTGATCCACTTGTGCCGTGCTATATCGTGAAGAAAAATCAGATTACATTAAGTATTTCGAGCAAAAGTTTCTCTTTCATCGACGAGGAAATCATCAAAGATGTGTACGAAAAACTTTCAGACAACAAAATCAAAGTCAATTTAATTCAAATTTCAGCAATTACTTTACTACTTTGTATAGAGGATAAATTCCATAATTTGGAACAATTAATCGAGGATTTAGATCAAAAATATAAAGTTTCTATGGTTACAGATTGCACACTTTATACCATAAGACACGCACAAAAAGACAGCGAAAACATAATTCCAAACCACGATAAAGCCATCGTGAGACAATCTGCAATCAATACTTTGCAATTAGTGGTAAAAGAAGAAAAATGA
- a CDS encoding gamma carbonic anhydrase family protein has translation MTLIKELNGIQPKMGKNVFLAETATLIGDVQMGDDCSIWFNAVLRGDVNFIKLGNKVNIQDNAVVHCTYQKYPTTIGNNVSVGHSAIVHGCTIQDNVLIGMGAIVMDDCLIESHAIIAAGAVLTPHTHVKAGELWAGVPARKIKEVSEDLKTNEIERIANNYVKYSSWYK, from the coding sequence ATGACTTTAATAAAAGAATTAAATGGCATTCAGCCCAAAATGGGTAAAAATGTATTTTTAGCCGAAACAGCTACGCTAATCGGCGATGTACAAATGGGCGATGATTGCAGTATTTGGTTTAATGCCGTGTTGCGTGGCGATGTCAATTTTATAAAACTTGGCAACAAAGTAAATATTCAAGACAATGCTGTGGTGCATTGTACCTACCAGAAGTATCCCACCACGATTGGTAATAATGTTTCGGTAGGGCACAGTGCTATTGTGCATGGGTGCACCATTCAGGACAATGTTTTGATAGGCATGGGTGCCATTGTGATGGATGATTGCTTGATTGAATCTCACGCAATTATCGCGGCAGGTGCCGTGCTCACGCCACATACGCATGTTAAGGCGGGCGAATTGTGGGCAGGCGTGCCTGCGCGTAAAATCAAAGAAGTTTCAGAGGATTTAAAAACTAATGAAATTGAGCGTATTGCCAATAATTATGTGAAATATAGCTCGTGGTATAAATAG
- a CDS encoding NifU family protein gives MRVYIEQTPQKNIMKFVCDKILTSGSYEYTAEDTILNSPMAKQLFLFPFVRRVFITANFVAIQKMEDIDWEDIAQELKELINEHLENSTIIIEKAKKVPYTLYAEMTPNPNVMKFVANQEITPQIVEVKSREEATQVPVAVELYENFDFVKEVFLQENFLSVTADHKVDWQIKALEIREFLLNYLQSGKTIVKSDYTAPKNEWEEHLEQKVYSGTEKEIQRVLDQYIQPAVANDGGNIALISFDESTKTAKMLLQGACSGCPSSTITLKNGIEAMLKEMLPNVVEHVEAING, from the coding sequence ATGAGAGTATATATAGAACAAACCCCACAAAAAAATATCATGAAGTTTGTTTGCGACAAAATTCTGACTTCTGGTAGCTACGAATACACAGCAGAAGACACTATTTTGAACTCGCCTATGGCAAAACAACTTTTTCTTTTTCCTTTTGTGAGAAGGGTGTTTATCACCGCTAATTTTGTGGCGATTCAAAAAATGGAAGATATCGATTGGGAAGATATCGCACAGGAATTAAAAGAATTAATCAACGAGCATCTTGAAAATTCTACCATCATTATAGAAAAAGCTAAAAAAGTTCCCTACACGCTTTATGCCGAAATGACGCCAAACCCTAATGTAATGAAGTTTGTAGCTAATCAAGAAATTACACCGCAAATCGTGGAGGTGAAGAGTAGGGAAGAGGCTACTCAAGTGCCTGTTGCAGTGGAATTGTATGAAAATTTTGATTTTGTGAAAGAAGTCTTTTTACAAGAGAATTTTCTTTCGGTTACGGCAGATCATAAAGTAGATTGGCAAATTAAGGCTTTAGAAATCCGTGAATTTTTGTTGAATTATCTACAAAGTGGCAAAACCATCGTAAAAAGCGATTATACAGCACCTAAAAACGAATGGGAAGAACATTTGGAACAAAAGGTATATTCTGGTACAGAAAAAGAAATTCAGCGCGTTTTAGACCAATATATTCAGCCCGCAGTGGCAAATGATGGAGGAAATATCGCGCTTATATCGTTTGATGAGTCTACCAAAACTGCCAAAATGCTTTTGCAAGGGGCTTGTAGCGGCTGCCCAAGTTCTACAATTACGCTCAAAAACGGAATTGAGGCGATGCTTAAAGAAATGCTACCAAATGTAGTGGAACATGTAGAGGCGATTAATGGATAA
- a CDS encoding OmpA family protein, with product MKKLHLRILPLLVIVGLMLSSCEAVQNTNKSQRGAAIGAAAGAGLGALIGKKNRALGAIIGGVVGGSAGAIIGKKMDKQAQEIGQALPGAEVKRSEEGIQVILDENSEVRFAYNKASLTPEAKQNLAKVIKVFKEYPDTNIMVIGYTDNVGSQSYNQPLSQKRAQSVADFLTMNGIAKSRLTVVGMGKEDPRYSNDTPQGRAGNRRVEFTITANEKMKEEAKKEAGE from the coding sequence ATGAAAAAATTACATTTACGCATATTACCACTTTTGGTAATAGTAGGATTAATGCTAAGTAGCTGTGAAGCTGTACAAAACACAAACAAATCTCAAAGAGGTGCGGCCATAGGTGCTGCAGCTGGAGCAGGTTTGGGTGCGCTTATTGGTAAAAAAAATAGAGCCCTAGGTGCTATCATCGGTGGTGTTGTAGGTGGTTCTGCTGGAGCTATCATTGGTAAAAAAATGGATAAGCAAGCGCAAGAAATTGGGCAAGCTTTGCCAGGTGCAGAAGTAAAAAGATCTGAAGAAGGTATCCAAGTAATCTTAGACGAAAACTCAGAAGTAAGATTTGCTTACAACAAAGCATCTTTGACTCCAGAAGCTAAACAAAACTTAGCTAAAGTAATCAAAGTTTTCAAAGAATATCCAGATACAAATATCATGGTTATCGGGTACACAGATAATGTGGGTTCTCAATCATACAATCAGCCATTATCTCAAAAAAGAGCTCAGTCTGTAGCTGATTTCTTAACGATGAACGGAATTGCAAAAAGCCGTTTGACTGTAGTAGGTATGGGTAAAGAAGATCCAAGATACTCAAACGATACACCACAAGGTAGAGCCGGAAACCGCCGTGTTGAATTTACAATTACAGCCAACGAAAAAATGAAAGAGGAAGCCAAAAAAGAAGCAGGAGAATAA
- a CDS encoding lipocalin family protein produces MKKVLLLMLSVAFFASCTTTQNAAKQSAKDFRGDWTLTSVTPRDAGIEITNLFDQAPQNCFVGSSWHLVANNNSGNYVFNSVSCPSEPSKINWHMSNEDGVTYFWFKRIAAGEKAKNVLSGYKLKVEDISDYQAHLSQEVPVDGQKTIIDYYFTKVGK; encoded by the coding sequence ATGAAAAAAGTATTACTTTTAATGCTGTCTGTAGCATTTTTTGCTTCTTGTACTACTACACAGAACGCAGCAAAACAATCAGCAAAAGATTTTAGAGGAGATTGGACCCTTACATCTGTTACTCCACGCGACGCTGGTATCGAAATCACTAATTTATTTGACCAAGCACCACAAAACTGTTTTGTAGGAAGTTCTTGGCATTTAGTGGCAAACAATAATTCTGGAAATTATGTTTTCAATAGTGTTTCTTGTCCAAGCGAACCAAGTAAAATCAATTGGCACATGTCTAACGAAGATGGTGTGACTTATTTCTGGTTTAAAAGAATTGCTGCTGGTGAGAAAGCTAAAAATGTACTTTCTGGGTATAAACTAAAAGTAGAAGATATTTCTGATTATCAAGCACACCTATCTCAAGAAGTGCCAGTAGATGGTCAGAAAACAATAATTGATTATTATTTCACTAAAGTAGGAAAATAA
- a CDS encoding class I SAM-dependent methyltransferase, which yields MEQLKNNQVKDFLVTGEKFSLVIDDEVPGMLRTMPRPFSTELDKYYDSKEYISHTDGENSFFEILYQRVKKYNLAYKKNIVFSSEKPKTALDYGCGTGDFVDLLLKEEVQAFGYEPNSNALKLAKPKIGDNLLSESEVFTKKYDVITLWHVLEHIPNYDLIFSELLKCLNPGGRIILALPNHKSYDAKFYKNYWAAYDAPRHLWHFSPASIKFLAKKFGTIIEQVKPMYFDAFYVSLLSEKYKQNAFGFLRAPLVAMFSNFLAMFTKQYSSLIYVMKKK from the coding sequence GTGGAACAATTAAAAAATAATCAAGTAAAGGATTTTTTGGTAACGGGAGAAAAATTTTCGCTCGTGATAGATGACGAAGTGCCTGGAATGTTGCGCACCATGCCCCGCCCCTTCTCTACCGAGCTAGATAAATATTATGATAGCAAAGAATACATTTCACATACCGATGGCGAAAATTCTTTTTTTGAAATTCTCTATCAGCGTGTCAAAAAATATAATCTTGCCTACAAGAAAAATATCGTTTTTTCAAGCGAAAAACCCAAAACAGCACTTGATTATGGATGTGGAACAGGCGATTTTGTAGATTTATTATTAAAAGAAGAAGTGCAAGCCTTTGGTTATGAGCCTAATAGCAATGCCTTGAAGCTCGCAAAACCTAAAATTGGGGATAATTTATTAAGCGAGTCCGAAGTTTTTACCAAAAAATACGATGTCATTACCCTATGGCATGTTTTGGAACATATTCCCAATTATGATTTAATCTTTTCAGAATTATTAAAATGTTTAAATCCTGGTGGGAGAATTATTTTAGCTTTGCCCAATCATAAGTCGTATGATGCTAAATTTTATAAGAATTATTGGGCGGCCTACGATGCACCACGACATCTTTGGCACTTCTCCCCTGCTTCAATTAAATTTTTGGCAAAAAAATTTGGCACGATTATAGAGCAAGTAAAACCGATGTATTTTGACGCCTTCTATGTGAGCTTACTTTCAGAGAAATACAAGCAAAATGCATTTGGATTTTTAAGAGCGCCATTGGTAGCTATGTTTTCAAATTTTTTGGCTATGTTTACCAAGCAGTACTCTTCACTAATTTATGTTATGAAGAAAAAATAA
- the mnmG gene encoding tRNA uridine-5-carboxymethylaminomethyl(34) synthesis enzyme MnmG — protein sequence MIFTQAYDVIVVGGGHAGCEAAAAAANMGCKTLLVTMNLQNIGQMSCNPAMGGIAKGQIVREIDALGGYSGIVTDCTMIQHKMLNMSKGPAMWSPRAQSDRMRFAEKWRLMLEQTENLDFYQEMVKGLLFDENQKICGVVTNIGVEIKAKSVILTNGTFLNGLIHVGTKQFGGGRMGEGAARGITEQLAELGFETGRMKTGTPPRVDARSLDYSKMIEQPGDENPQKFSFTETPKLEKQRSCYMTYTNPEVHEILRSGFDRSPMFNGTIESVGPRYCPSIEDKINRFSHRDRHQIFVEPEGWETIEVYVNGFSTSLPEEVQAEALRKIPGFENAKIFRPGYAIEYDYFPPTQLKHTLETKLIENLYFAGQINGTTGYEEAACQGLMAGINAALKVQGREPFVLKRNEAYIGVLIDDLITKGTEEPYRMFTSRAEFRILLRQDNADERLTPLGYDLGLASQARLDRMHQKYERTAQLIKFIQSTSVLPEEINPILEKKGGNPISQSMKMDGIVKRPEISLDDLRDLKAFQQYFEENEFDQEAWQQTEIQIKYEGYIKKEEENVMKLNRLEYVKIPEDFDFMQIQSISMEGRQKLQKIKPATIAQASRISGVSPSDISILLIHLGR from the coding sequence ATGATTTTTACTCAAGCATACGATGTAATTGTTGTGGGTGGTGGGCACGCAGGTTGCGAAGCGGCAGCGGCAGCAGCCAATATGGGTTGTAAAACACTACTTGTAACAATGAATTTACAGAATATAGGACAAATGTCTTGTAATCCTGCCATGGGTGGAATTGCCAAAGGACAAATCGTTCGAGAGATAGATGCGCTCGGTGGGTATTCAGGAATCGTTACCGATTGTACCATGATTCAGCACAAGATGCTCAATATGTCCAAAGGCCCTGCCATGTGGTCGCCAAGAGCTCAATCCGATCGCATGCGTTTTGCAGAAAAATGGAGATTGATGCTTGAGCAAACAGAAAATCTAGACTTTTATCAAGAAATGGTGAAAGGACTTTTGTTTGACGAAAATCAAAAAATCTGTGGCGTAGTTACCAATATTGGTGTTGAGATAAAAGCTAAATCTGTAATCTTAACCAATGGTACTTTTTTGAATGGTTTAATCCATGTTGGGACAAAACAATTCGGTGGAGGAAGAATGGGCGAAGGTGCTGCACGCGGCATCACAGAACAATTAGCCGAATTAGGTTTTGAAACAGGAAGAATGAAAACAGGAACACCCCCGCGTGTCGATGCAAGAAGTTTAGATTATTCTAAAATGATTGAGCAACCTGGTGATGAAAATCCGCAAAAATTCTCTTTTACCGAAACCCCGAAATTAGAAAAACAGCGTTCCTGCTATATGACTTATACCAATCCCGAGGTGCATGAAATTTTGCGTTCAGGATTCGATCGTTCGCCTATGTTCAATGGAACGATAGAAAGTGTAGGTCCTAGATATTGCCCTTCGATTGAAGATAAAATCAATCGTTTTTCTCATCGCGATAGACATCAAATTTTTGTAGAGCCCGAAGGCTGGGAAACCATCGAAGTTTATGTCAATGGATTTTCAACCTCCTTGCCAGAAGAAGTGCAAGCCGAAGCGTTGCGTAAAATTCCAGGATTTGAAAACGCAAAAATCTTTAGACCAGGTTATGCAATAGAGTACGACTACTTCCCTCCTACTCAATTAAAACATACTCTCGAAACTAAATTAATCGAGAATTTATATTTTGCAGGACAAATCAACGGAACCACAGGGTATGAAGAAGCAGCTTGTCAGGGTTTAATGGCTGGGATCAATGCGGCACTCAAAGTACAAGGAAGAGAGCCTTTTGTTTTGAAAAGAAACGAAGCCTATATAGGAGTTTTAATAGATGATTTAATTACCAAAGGAACCGAGGAGCCATACCGCATGTTTACCTCTCGTGCCGAATTTAGAATTTTGCTTAGACAAGATAATGCTGATGAAAGATTAACGCCACTTGGTTATGATTTAGGTTTAGCCTCTCAAGCACGCCTCGATCGCATGCACCAAAAATATGAGCGTACTGCACAATTGATTAAATTTATCCAAAGCACATCGGTGTTACCAGAAGAGATAAATCCAATTTTAGAAAAAAAAGGCGGAAATCCAATTTCTCAAAGTATGAAAATGGACGGAATTGTGAAACGCCCAGAAATCAGTTTAGATGATTTAAGAGATTTAAAAGCATTTCAACAATATTTTGAAGAAAATGAATTTGATCAAGAAGCTTGGCAACAAACCGAAATTCAAATCAAGTACGAAGGCTATATCAAAAAAGAAGAAGAAAATGTCATGAAATTAAATCGTCTCGAGTATGTGAAAATTCCTGAAGATTTCGATTTTATGCAAATTCAAAGCATCTCGATGGAAGGTCGCCAAAAATTGCAAAAAATAAAACCAGCAACCATTGCACAAGCCTCGAGAATCAGTGGAGTATCTCCTTCGGACATTAGTATTTTATTAATTCATTTAGGTCGATAA